The genomic stretch GTAAATAGCAAATTTGAAGCTTTATTAGTTAAATAGCAATGGAATTTGTGCTCAGAACTATTTATTGATTGGATACTTAATTTTTGTGCTAtcatcatttattgaaaatatttttgctcatatttatgatttattggacaaattgttcaaaaaaatttactaatcattcaattatatttttttagttcaagATTTACTGACAGTAAAAAGTATGAGGAAGATTTTCTTGAATGTTTCAAATTAGCAACTCCAAGACAAGGGGAAATATGTAATGCATGTGTTTTACTTGTGAAAAGATGGAAGAAGTTACCAGCTGGATCAGGTCGAAATTGGCAGCACGtatgttgaaaaatgataaaaaataatatcgcCAAGATCTGAACCAATTCTGTTCGTTTTTAGGTTGTGGATGCGAGAGCTGGTCCAGGTATAAAGTCTATGACTAAATTCAAGGTTAAAAATCGCAAACTTCTTGAAGAGAAGGCTGAAAAGCTCAAGAAAAAGCAGTTTGATAGAGAAGACAGTCCAAACCTATCTGATAAAAGTGAAGGTCAGCATaatcaaatttacaaatatattagtTGATATtaactttaatttcattttacagAACATGATCTCCAGGAAGTAGACTATCTATGTGAAGATGGTCCCAGCAACGAATCTAGTAGAACTGGAAGTCCAGGAATAAGTGATTCTGAAGATGTTGTTATGAAGACTAGCAGAAGGTACAAAGGAATGCCTAAAAGGAGAGAAGCAGAAGCTAGGTTAAGTGGTTTTATTGATCAACATTATTGGATAAAGTaagttattatcaaatttttggtatTGTTAATGATGATCTTGTTTGAAAGTGTTCCTAAACTTATGTCTTAACAAACATAGATAGATATATTatcaaaactattaaataattctGTAAGGTAATATATAGTTTCTTGTATATGTGTTTGcaataatagattttttctaGGGAGGAAATATGTTGTGGAGTAATATTCAGAGGCagatataatgaaataatggtGGATCCAGCCTATTTGAAGCCTTGCCTTAGCCGGTTGAACAGGTGTAAACTTGGTTCCAGCAATAATAAGCCCGAGAATGAACAGTGCGATACTACTACGTCCACAAAAGCTTTTAGCGATAACAGTTCGGATTCTGGTTATGATGAATCCTCAAATCCAGGTCCCTTGGCTGCCAATAACGCTAATTTTCAAAAGGATGAAGTAGGTTTAGAAGAGATAAATAGTCATATTCCAGAGGCAGTTGTCAACTAATGCTTTTCCGAAATGTGTCATGTGTCgatttttagattgtttttattattctttttttgtaatttattggtaaatgtatatttttcttcgttgttatatttgtaacaaatgTACACAGATTATGTTGTCCAGAGAAgagagatattttttattagattttaataAAGTGGGCTAGTCTATTTAAtcaatttgaaaagttattttgaaatgaatgcTAATATGTTCGGGTTATACGAACTCAAAATCGATTTGCAATTAACACACTATCTAAATATCATGTGTTGATAATAAATACTCTGGAGATAATTTCATTTGAACATGGGCGTTCATTTTAAAATCTctacatttgaaaataacttgTCCACTCTTAGAATTAAGTTTCTcaagtaattttatttaatctaaaGTGACTTCTTTATATTCATAGTATAATTAATTGTTAAGTATCCACACATATTTATCGGAAGTACAAAAATgacacaaatgaaaaaaaaatagttgaattaTTAGGTGCAATAATTACAAAATGTCTGATCTCAGAGAATTTGCACTGATTTTTTCATGAGTAACTGCATCCCTTATTCCATTTATGGTGTTGAATTGCAACCATAATCATCAAATATTATggcatattttattatatttggaggctgaaactaaaaatattctattatttatcatctgcaaaaaaatttgctattaataatattagtttATGGATTTGACCATAATTTGTTAAATAAGATGGAcgatttatataaaatctaacacgttttaaattttaagaaaattgtatGTATGTCATTTCATTCATGGTGACATcgttttattattagtttaaaactaaaattttcacttcgttaaatttttttgcaaatatttgttattgaatctTTTTGCTTCTGATGATTTGATGAGTATACTTTccattaaatgaaatat from Diorhabda sublineata isolate icDioSubl1.1 chromosome 5, icDioSubl1.1, whole genome shotgun sequence encodes the following:
- the LOC130444553 gene encoding SIN3-HDAC complex-associated factor, whose product is MFSFHRPKVYRSTTGCCICKAKSSSSRFTDSKKYEEDFLECFKLATPRQGEICNACVLLVKRWKKLPAGSGRNWQHVVDARAGPGIKSMTKFKVKNRKLLEEKAEKLKKKQFDREDSPNLSDKSEEHDLQEVDYLCEDGPSNESSRTGSPGISDSEDVVMKTSRRYKGMPKRREAEARLSGFIDQHYWIKEEICCGVIFRGRYNEIMVDPAYLKPCLSRLNRCKLGSSNNKPENEQCDTTTSTKAFSDNSSDSGYDESSNPGPLAANNANFQKDEVGLEEINSHIPEAVVN